Within Actinosynnema pretiosum, the genomic segment ACCGCCCTGGGGCACCGGGTCGACGTGGTGTCCGACGGCGAGCAGGCCGTGGCGGCGGTGCGGGGGAAGCACTACGACGCGGTGCTGATGGACTGCCAGATGCCGGTGCTGGACGGCTACCGGGCCACCGAGCGCATCCGCGCGCTGACCCCGCCGCGCGGGAGCGTGCCGGTGATCGCGCTGACCGCGTCGGCGCTGGCGTCGGACGCGCAGCGGTGCCGCGAGGCGGGGATGGACGACTTCCTGAGCAAGCCGCTGCGCCGGGACGTGCTGGAGGCGGCCCTGCTGCGCGCGGTCCGCTCGCCCGCGCCGAGGCCGAGGCGGGAGGGCGACGGGGCGGTGGCGGCGGGGGCCGGGGTTCGGGCCGGGGGGACGAGCGGGTTCGGCGGGGCGGCGGGGACCGGGGCGGTGGGGTTCGGGGGCGGGGCGGCTGGGCTCGGGGGCGGAGCTGCGGGCGGCGCGGCCAGGCTCGGCGGTGGCGGTGGCGGTGGCGGTGGCGCGGGCGGGACGGCCAGGCTCAGTGGTGAAGGGTCCGCCGGAGGCGGCGGGACGTCAGGCCGCGCAGGGGGGTCGACCGGCGGCGGTGGGTCAGCCGGGGCCGGTGGCGGGCCGGGCAGCGGCGGCGGGCTTGCCGGGGGCGGCAGCAGGTCGGCGGGCGGGTCCACTGCGTCTGCCGCGTCTGCCGCGTCTGCCGGGGTTGCCGGGGTTGCCGGGGTTGGCGGGTTCGGCGGTGGTGGCCGGGGGAGTGCCGATCGGGCCGGTTCCGGGCCGGGCGCCCGCGCGGACGCGGAGCCGTCCCCGGACTCGGGCCCGGCCGCCCCGACCCCGAACGTGGCCGCCCTCCTCGACCCCGATCCCTCCGACCTGCCCGACCCCTCCGACCTGCCCAACCCCTCCGACCTGCCCGGCCTCCCCTCCCTCCCCGCCCTCCTCGATCCCGAGATGGTCGACCAGACCCGTGACCTGGGGCCGGAGGCGGCGGCCAGGTTGCTGGAGTCGTTCACCGGCCGGGCCCCCGACAAGGCCGCCGCGATCGTCGCCGCCGTGCGGGCGGGCGACCTCCCCCTGGTCGGCGGGCTCGCGCACGGCCTGCAGGGCAGCAGCGTCACCCTGGGCGGTCGGGCGCTGGGGGCCGTGTGCGGGCGGCTGGTGGCCGCCGCGCGCGAGGGCGACCTCGGGCTCGCCGAGCGCCTCGCCGACGGGATCGAGGCCCTGACCGGGCGGACGTGCGCCGCGCTCGCGACCGCCCTCGCCCCGCCCGCGCCGTTCGATCCGGTGACGCACCCCCGGTCGACCGGCCGGGACCGCTGAGCTGGGCCAGGCTGGTCGGGCCGATCACCGCCGAGCGGTCGCGCGTCCGCCCCGGACACCCGGAGCGGCCCGCCGCCCGCTCGTCCGGGGCCGGTCGTGGCGGCGCGGGACCACCGGTCCGGTGGTCCGGCGCCGCCGCGGGTGTCGTCGCGGGGTCGGTGTTTCCGGTGGTCGAGCGCAGGGGAGCGGGCGGGGCATGAGCAACCGGCGGGTCCTGATGGTGGACGACGAGCAGCGCGTCCTCGACGGTCTGCGCAGGATGCTGCGGGGTCGCTACGAGCTGACGACCTCGGTGTCCGGCGCCGAGGCGATCGGCCTGGTGCGCGAGAGCGCCGAGCGGCGGGAGCCGTTCGCGGTGGTCGTGTCCGACATGCAGATGCCGGTGGTGAACGGCGCGGCGCTGCTCGCGTCGGTCAACCGGATCTCCCCGGACACCGTCCTGATGATCCTCAGCGGCCAGGCGGACATGAGCGCCACGATCGCGGCGGTGAACAACTCCTCGCTGTTCCGGTTCCTGACCAAGCCGTGCGGGGCCGAGGACCTGACGCGGGCGCTGGACGACGCGCTGCGCCAGTACGAGCTGCTGCACGCCGAGCGCGACCTGCTCGAACGCACCCTCAACGGCGCGGTGGAGGTGCTCACCGAGCTGCTCTCCAGCGCCAGCCCGGTCGCCGCCGCGCGCAGCGGGCGGGTGCGGGCGCTGGTCGCCGCCGTCACCGAGGCGGTCGAGGTGGCCGACGGGTGGGAGGTGCGGCTCGCGTCGCTGCTCAGCCAGGTCGGCTGCGTGAGCGTGCCGGAGGAGGTGCTGCGCAGGGTCGTCGCGGGGGAGGAGCTGGCCGACGCCGAGCGGGCGCTGGTCGCCGGTCACCCGAACCTCGCCCGCACCCTGCTGGGACGGGTGCCGAGGCTGGAGCGGGTGGCCGCGTGGGTGGGCGCGCAGCCGGTGGAGCTGGCCGAGGCGCGCGCCCCGCTGGCCGTGGACGCGCCGGGCAAGCGCGGATGGCCGGGGGAGCTGGTCTTCGCGACGGCCGTGACCTGCCTGCTCGGCGTGGAGGGCGGGGTGCCGCCGGAGGAGCTGGCGACCCGGCTGGTCGAGCAGGGCTTCCCGGCGCCCCTGGTGTCGGCGGCGCTGGGCGCGGAGCTGGTGGCGACCGGCGGGCGGGTGCTGCGCTCGCTGGGCGTCGACGAGATCATGACCGGGCACGTGCTGGACCAGGACGTGCTGACCACGGCCGGGGTGATGCTCCTGCGCAAGGGCGAGCCGGTGACCGACACCCTGCTCATCCGGTTGAAGCACTACGCGCGCACGGTGGGCGTGGAGGAGCCGATCCAGGTCTTGTGCTGAGGGCGGCGCTCAGCCCCGCTGCCCGGCCCCGCTGCTCGGCCGCGCTGCCCGGCCGCGCTGCTCAGTCCCCCTGCTCAGCCCCGCTGCTCAGCAGCCGGGTCGCGGGCGGCGAGGACGGCGCGGATGCGGGCGCACGAGTCGTCGAGGTGGGCGCGCAGCTCGGCCAGCGCCCTGGCCACGTCGCCGGAGCGCACCACGGCCGACAGGTCGGCGTGGTCCTGGGCGATCGGCCCGAGGTCGCGGTCGGTGTTGGTGATCTCCAGCACCGCCGAGAACAGCGGCCGGTGCAGCGACCAGGTGGAGGTCAGCCAGCGGTTGCCGCCGATGCCGCAGAACCCGAGGTGGAAGTCCAGGTCGGCGGCCACGAACCCGGCGGCGTCCCCGACCTCGGCGCTCCGCCGCATCCGCGCCAGCGCGTCGTCCAGCGGCGCCCAGTCCGCGTCCCCCGACCGGGCGATGGTCTCCCGCACGGCCAGCTCCTCCAGGGCCCCGCGCAGCGAGTACAGCTCGACCAGGTCCTCGTCCGTCAGCCCGCGAACGTGCACCCCGCGCTTGCGCGTCTCGACCAGCCCCTCGACCTCCAGCTGCCGCAACGCGTCCCGCACGGGCCCCCGGCTGACGTCGAACCGCTCGGCGATCCACCCCTCCACCAGGTGCGTCCCCGAGGCCAGCTCCCCGCGCACGATCAGGACGCGCAACTGGGCGAGCAGCAGCTCGCCGAGCGGCGGCTGGCGAACCGGGCTGACGATCATGGACTGACTCCCTAGTGAGGCGATCACCCCGGATTCTCCCAGAGCACCCCCACCCCGCCGGACAGCGCCCGCCCGGCGAACCGCCCCCCACCCCACCCCGGAACCCACCCCCGGAACCACCCCGCACCCACGCGCACCAGCAAGAACCCGCTCACACGCCCTACACCCCACGCCGCCCGCGCCCCGCCGATCCCCTCCGCGCCCACCTGACCGCGCTCGTGCTGTGTCGCGCCCACCTGACCGCGCTCGTGCTGTGTCGCGCCCACCTGACCGCGCTCGTGCTGTGTCGCGCCCACCTGACCGCGCTCGTGCTGTGTCGCGCCCACCTGACCGCGCTCGTGCTGTGTCGCGCCCACCTGACCGCGCTCGTGCTGTGTCGCGCCCACCTGACCGCGCTCGTGCTGTGCCGCTCCCACCTGATCGCGCCCGTGCTGTGCCGCTCCCACCTGATCGCGCCCGTGCTGTGCCGGCTCCACCTGATCGCGCCCGTGCTGCGTCGACTCCACCGGGCCCGCCCCGCGCTCATCGGCCCCGACCGCGCCCAGGCCCACCCGGCCCGCGCCGTTCGCGCCTGCCCGCCTCCGCCCGCGTTCTCCGGTCCCGTTCGCGCCCAGGCGTCCCCGCCCGCCCGTGCCCACCGCCCGGCAGCGCGGCCAAGTCCCGCGCGGCCAAGTCCCGCGCGGGCAATGGGCATCCCCACCCGCCCGCGCCCACCGGCCCGCGTCCACCCCGCCCGAAGTGCCCCACCCGGTGCCGGCCCCCCACACCCACCCCTGCGCCCACCCCCACACCCACCCCCGCAACTTCCCCCACCCGCCCCCGCGCAAGGAACCTCACCGTCCCGCGAGGGTGTCGGCCGATCGAGCCGTCCGCGTGCCGCGTTCCCGCTCTGCTGCCACGCTGGGCGTCCGTGACCACCGAAGACGTGCGCGTGCTGCTCATCGACCTGGAGAACGCCGTCGGCGCCATCCGGCCCCGGCCCAGGGTGCTGCGCGGCCGGGTCGCCGCGCTGCTCGGCGCCGCGGGTCCCGTGCACCACGCCATCGCGGGCTACTCCGGCGCCGACCTCGCCGACGACCCCACGGCCTCCCTGCTGGCCGAGCTGGGGGTGGGGGCGCTGCGGGTCGCGCCCGCGCAGGACGCCGCCGAGAACGCCCTCCTCTCCCACGCCCACCGGGTGCACGACGCGCTCGGCTGCCGGGTGTTCGTGGTCGCCTCGGCCGACCGCCGCTTCGCGGAGCTCGCCGCCCTCGGCCGCCTCGAACTGCTCGCCTGGGCGGACCAGCCCATCGCCACCAAGCTGCTCGACGTCGCCCACGAGCTGACCCGCGTCCCCCGCCCCAGCGGCGCCCCGCAGGTCGGGCACGCCGAGCACGACGACCACCCCGCCGAGCCCGGACCGGTCACCGCGCTCGACGCCTTCCGCCCCGGCCCCGGCACGCTCGGCGCCGTGCTGGCGGCGCTGCTGGTCGGGGTCGGCATCGGGGTGGGGCAGCGGGTCGTGGAGGCGATCGGCGGGCGCGCGGGCCACGGACCGGGTGGGGGAGTGACCCACTGAAGCGTGAACATCCCCGCTTCATCGAAACGACCGGGTCCGCCGATCCGAACCCCCGGTGACGGCTCGTTCACCCAGCGTGGAGGTTCTCCCGATGAAGTTCGCAAGACTCGCCGTGCCGCTCGCCCTCGTCACGTCCGCCCTGCTCGCTCCCGCGGCCTCCGCGGCCCCCGCGGGCCAGGAGGCGGACCGGGGTGTCGCCGCCACCGAGCGGGGCATCGGCCTGAACCTCGGTCTCAACCTGGGCGTCAACCTGGGCGGCTCGTCGTCCTACGAGCGCGGCGCGGTGCTCACCGGCGCGGCCGAGGTGCCCGGCCCCGGCGACCCGGACGGCTACGGCACCGCCAGGATCGAGGTTCGCGCCACCTCGGTCTGCGTGAAGCTGTCCACCCGCCGGATCGGCGAGGCGACCGCCGCGCACATCCACGCGGGCGCGACGGGCGAGTCCGGCCCGCCCGTGGTGACGCTGGAGGCGCCCACCGACGGCTACAGCTGGGACTGCGCGCGGATCAGCCTGGACCTGGCCTACGACCTGGTCGTGCACCCGCGCGACTTCTACGTGAACGTGCACACCGACGCGTTCCCGGACGGCGCCATCCGGGGCCAGCTCCGCTGGTAGTCGCGCTCACCGGGCGGGCGTCCCCTCGGCGCCCGCCCGGTCGGCGACCCCACCCGAACGCCCCGCCGGAGCCGCCCCGCAGCACCCGTGCTCAGAACCGCCCGATCGCCACGACCAGCGCCAGCACCGCGAGCACCGCGGCGGGCACGCTCCCCTTGACGTCGCCCTCCTTGAGGTGGACGCCGACCGCGATCACCATCGTGATCACCAGCCCGACCGCCGCGACGGGCGTCAGCACCGGCGCGATCCCGGTGGCCCACGGCAGCACCAGCCCGAGCCCGCCCAGCACCTCGACGGCGCCGACGCCCTTGACCTCCGCGTCCTTGCGGTGCTCGACCCAGCCCATCCCCTTCTCCAGCAGTTGCTGGCGCGGGGTGGCCAGCTTCATCCCGCCCGCGGCGACGAAGGCCACGGCGAGCAGGCCCTGGAGCACCCACAGCACGACGTTCACGAAAACCCCTCACGATGAGACTTGAAGTTTCAACTGCCACCATCTCATCTCATGTGAAATTTCAAGTCAAGTAGCATTCCCCCATGGCCGAACCGACCGCCGCCGAACAGCCCAACTGGCTCGACCCCCACCAGCTCCACGACTGGAAAGCGCTCGCCGGGGTCCTCGTCGCCCTGCCCAGCGCCCTGGAGAGCCAGCTCAGGCGCGACTCCGGCCTGTCCCTGTTCAGCTACCTGGTCATGGCGGGCCTGTCCGAGGCCCCCGACCGCTCCCTGCCGATGAGCGAGCTGGTCGCCTTCACCCAGGGCTCCGCCTCGCGCCTGTCGCACACCGTCACCCAGCTGGAGCGCCAGGGCTGGGTGACCAGGACCCCGAGCCCCGACAACGGCCGCGTCACCCTGGCCACCCTGACCGACGAGGGCCTGGCCAAGCTCGCCGACGCCGCCCCCGCGCACGTCACCGAGGTCCGCAAGCTCGTCGTCGACGTCCTGGGCCGCGACGAGCTGAGCGCCGTCGGCGCCGCCTGCCGCACCCTCCTCGACGCCCTCCTCGGCGTGGGCGGCTGCCCAGGTCGAACCCGCCCCGACCCGACCTGACCAGCCCCCGAAGCACGCCCTCGAAGCCCGCCCCCAAGCCCCCCGCTACCCGACAGCGACCCCGGTGACCCCGGTGACCCCGGTGACCCGCAGGAAGTCCAACTTCTCCGCGTCCACGCTCCCGGCCGCCGCGCTGTACACCACGATCTTCAGGTCCGCCCCCGGCACCGTGAGCACGTCGCAGTCCAGCACCACCTCGCCCACCGCCGGGTGCGCCACCACCTTCCGGTCGTGCGTGTGCTCGCCCACCGCCCCCGCCCGCCACAGCTCCGCGAACCGCTCGCTCCCCGCCAGGCACCGCCGCACCAGCTCGGCCAGCCCCCGGTCCGCCGGGTACCGCACCGTCGCCGCCCGCAGGTCCGCCACCAGCGCAGGCTCCAGCGTCAACGACCCCCGCCGCACCGGCAGCGACCCCAGGAACGCCGCCGCCACGATGTTCCGCTCCGCCGCGGGCAGCCGCAGCGGGTCGCCCAGCAGCGCCGCCCACAGCGGCGACCACGTCACCAGCGTCCAGTCCGCGCTGAACACCGCCACCGGCAGCTCCCCGAGCCGCGCCACCAGCCGCTGCACGCTCGGCGGCACGTGGCTGTCGATCACCCCGCTCGACGGCGGCGGCAGGTGCGCCAGCCGGTACAGGTGGTCCCGCTCCGCCGCCGCCAGCTGCAACGCCCGCGCCAGCGCCGCCACGACCTGCTCCGACGGGTTCCGCGCCCGCCCCTGCTCCAGCCGCACCAGGTAGTCCACGCTCAGCCCGGCCAGCGCCGACAGCTCCTCCCGCCGCAGCCCGCTCGCCCGCCGCGCCCCGGAGACCGGCAGCCCCACGTCCAGCGGCGAGAGCCGGTCCCGCCACCCGCGCAGCGCCTCGCCC encodes:
- a CDS encoding HD domain-containing phosphohydrolase is translated as MSNRRVLMVDDEQRVLDGLRRMLRGRYELTTSVSGAEAIGLVRESAERREPFAVVVSDMQMPVVNGAALLASVNRISPDTVLMILSGQADMSATIAAVNNSSLFRFLTKPCGAEDLTRALDDALRQYELLHAERDLLERTLNGAVEVLTELLSSASPVAAARSGRVRALVAAVTEAVEVADGWEVRLASLLSQVGCVSVPEEVLRRVVAGEELADAERALVAGHPNLARTLLGRVPRLERVAAWVGAQPVELAEARAPLAVDAPGKRGWPGELVFATAVTCLLGVEGGVPPEELATRLVEQGFPAPLVSAALGAELVATGGRVLRSLGVDEIMTGHVLDQDVLTTAGVMLLRKGEPVTDTLLIRLKHYARTVGVEEPIQVLC
- a CDS encoding GntR family transcriptional regulator encodes the protein MIVSPVRQPPLGELLLAQLRVLIVRGELASGTHLVEGWIAERFDVSRGPVRDALRQLEVEGLVETRKRGVHVRGLTDEDLVELYSLRGALEELAVRETIARSGDADWAPLDDALARMRRSAEVGDAAGFVAADLDFHLGFCGIGGNRWLTSTWSLHRPLFSAVLEITNTDRDLGPIAQDHADLSAVVRSGDVARALAELRAHLDDSCARIRAVLAARDPAAEQRG
- a CDS encoding CHRD domain-containing protein, producing MKFARLAVPLALVTSALLAPAASAAPAGQEADRGVAATERGIGLNLGLNLGVNLGGSSSYERGAVLTGAAEVPGPGDPDGYGTARIEVRATSVCVKLSTRRIGEATAAHIHAGATGESGPPVVTLEAPTDGYSWDCARISLDLAYDLVVHPRDFYVNVHTDAFPDGAIRGQLRW
- a CDS encoding DoxX family protein, encoding MNVVLWVLQGLLAVAFVAAGGMKLATPRQQLLEKGMGWVEHRKDAEVKGVGAVEVLGGLGLVLPWATGIAPVLTPVAAVGLVITMVIAVGVHLKEGDVKGSVPAAVLAVLALVVAIGRF
- a CDS encoding MarR family winged helix-turn-helix transcriptional regulator, translating into MAEPTAAEQPNWLDPHQLHDWKALAGVLVALPSALESQLRRDSGLSLFSYLVMAGLSEAPDRSLPMSELVAFTQGSASRLSHTVTQLERQGWVTRTPSPDNGRVTLATLTDEGLAKLADAAPAHVTEVRKLVVDVLGRDELSAVGAACRTLLDALLGVGGCPGRTRPDPT
- a CDS encoding helix-turn-helix domain-containing protein is translated as MGETGAVTGSSAGNALGEALRGWRDRLSPLDVGLPVSGARRASGLRREELSALAGLSVDYLVRLEQGRARNPSEQVVAALARALQLAAAERDHLYRLAHLPPPSSGVIDSHVPPSVQRLVARLGELPVAVFSADWTLVTWSPLWAALLGDPLRLPAAERNIVAAAFLGSLPVRRGSLTLEPALVADLRAATVRYPADRGLAELVRRCLAGSERFAELWRAGAVGEHTHDRKVVAHPAVGEVVLDCDVLTVPGADLKIVVYSAAAGSVDAEKLDFLRVTGVTGVTGVAVG